The Macrococcoides canis genome has a window encoding:
- a CDS encoding Tex family protein — protein MEQHVINLILEKLPYKKDQITSVLKLLEEKNTVPFIARYRKEVTGELDEVEIKEIETEYRYMENLQKRKEDVIRSIEDQGMLTDDLKKEIMEQTKLQRVEDLYRPFKQKKKTRATEAKRKGLEPLAKAMLNYEDVHKKANDFITEEVTTAEDAINGAIDIIAEMISDEPKYRAFILGYVEKNGEIVTSKKKKAEDEKGIFEMYYEYSERINKIVPHRILAINRGEKENVLKVDITVDETAIVRYLKKQMMKQESKYIERAIEESLKRLILPSIYREVRNELTEKAESQAIEIFSVNLENLLLQAPLKGKMILGLDPAYRTGCKLAVINPFGTFVEKSVVYPHPPVSDKEKAKKIVFNLIKKHNVELVAIGNGTASRESEQFIAEIIKENNLKTKYIIVNEAGASVYSASDLARAEFPDFQVEERSAVSIGRRVQDPLSELVKIDPKSIGVGQYQHDVNQKSLNEALTFVVETAVNKVGVNVNTASAPLLQYVSGLSKAVAENIINYRIENGPIKHHKEIAKIPRLGKKTFEQSIGFMRIPDGEEPLDNTGIHPESYKATYALLKKLSLTAEDLGSDKLKESINKIDVKSTADELGIGVPTLEDIIAALMTPGRDPREDFETPLLKSDVLSIEDLRKGMKLSGTVRNVVDFGAFVDIGVKQDGLVHISKLSDRFVKHPTDVVSVGDIVDVWIEDIMHDKGKVALTMINPDGK, from the coding sequence ATGGAACAACATGTCATTAATTTAATTCTAGAAAAACTACCATACAAGAAAGATCAGATTACTTCCGTGCTAAAATTACTGGAAGAGAAAAATACTGTCCCGTTTATTGCGAGATATCGTAAAGAAGTGACAGGCGAACTGGATGAAGTTGAAATAAAGGAAATTGAAACAGAATATCGCTATATGGAAAACTTACAAAAGCGAAAAGAAGATGTTATACGTTCGATTGAAGATCAAGGCATGCTTACAGATGATTTAAAGAAAGAGATCATGGAACAAACGAAACTGCAACGTGTTGAAGATCTGTACCGACCGTTTAAACAAAAGAAAAAGACACGTGCAACAGAAGCGAAGCGTAAAGGGTTAGAACCTTTAGCGAAAGCAATGCTTAATTATGAAGATGTCCACAAAAAAGCAAATGACTTTATTACAGAAGAAGTTACCACTGCTGAAGATGCGATAAACGGTGCGATTGATATTATTGCAGAAATGATTTCTGATGAACCAAAATACCGAGCTTTTATTTTAGGCTATGTTGAAAAGAACGGGGAAATTGTAACTTCAAAGAAGAAAAAAGCAGAAGATGAAAAAGGTATATTCGAAATGTATTACGAATATAGTGAACGTATCAATAAAATTGTGCCGCATAGAATTCTTGCCATCAATCGCGGTGAAAAAGAGAATGTACTTAAGGTAGATATTACTGTTGATGAAACGGCGATTGTTCGCTACTTAAAAAAACAGATGATGAAACAAGAAAGTAAATATATAGAACGTGCAATTGAAGAAAGTTTAAAACGATTGATCCTGCCTTCTATTTATCGAGAAGTTCGAAATGAATTAACAGAGAAAGCTGAGTCACAAGCGATTGAGATCTTCTCTGTAAATTTAGAGAATTTATTACTTCAAGCACCGTTAAAGGGTAAGATGATTCTCGGGTTAGATCCAGCATATCGTACGGGTTGTAAGCTGGCGGTTATTAATCCGTTTGGCACATTTGTTGAGAAGAGCGTAGTATATCCGCACCCACCGGTAAGCGACAAAGAAAAAGCGAAGAAGATTGTATTTAACTTAATTAAAAAGCATAATGTTGAACTGGTAGCAATCGGTAACGGCACGGCAAGCAGAGAGTCAGAGCAGTTTATTGCTGAAATTATAAAAGAAAATAATTTAAAGACGAAGTATATCATCGTTAACGAAGCAGGCGCGTCGGTATATTCAGCGAGTGACTTGGCACGAGCAGAATTTCCTGACTTTCAGGTAGAAGAGCGAAGTGCAGTATCAATTGGCCGCCGCGTACAGGATCCGCTATCAGAACTTGTGAAGATTGATCCGAAGTCTATAGGTGTCGGTCAATATCAGCATGATGTGAATCAAAAATCGTTAAATGAAGCACTGACATTCGTTGTAGAAACTGCGGTGAATAAAGTTGGAGTTAATGTGAACACTGCATCGGCACCATTGTTACAATATGTATCCGGATTATCTAAAGCTGTAGCAGAAAACATCATCAACTACAGAATTGAGAATGGACCAATAAAACATCATAAAGAAATTGCAAAGATTCCAAGACTCGGCAAGAAGACCTTTGAGCAAAGTATCGGCTTTATGCGTATACCTGATGGTGAAGAACCACTTGATAATACAGGTATTCACCCTGAGAGTTATAAAGCGACATACGCATTGCTAAAGAAACTATCTTTGACTGCAGAGGATCTGGGAAGTGATAAACTAAAAGAAAGTATTAATAAAATCGATGTAAAAAGTACAGCGGATGAACTTGGCATCGGTGTGCCTACACTTGAAGATATCATTGCAGCATTGATGACACCAGGACGAGATCCACGTGAAGACTTTGAAACACCATTACTAAAATCAGACGTACTTTCTATAGAAGATTTAAGAAAAGGAATGAAGTTATCAGGTACAGTCCGTAATGTTGTTGACTTCGGTGCGTTCGTTGACATCGGTGTAAAACAGGACGGTCTTGTACATATTTCTAAGCTCTCTGACCGTTTTGTTAAACATCCGACAGATGTAGTATCTGTCGGTGATATCGTAGATGTATGGATTGAAGATATTATGCATGATAAAGGTAAGGTTGCACTTACGATGATTAATCCAGATGGAAAATAA
- a CDS encoding SprT family protein, which produces MENKALQSLVQRISLEYFNKPFHHQALFNNRLRTTGGRYMLQSHNIEISKKQFEAYGEEAIIDIIKHELVHYHLHIEGKGYKHRDRDFKQLAQQVGAPRYCNPLPDICFKYRYICKKCNNEYPRKRRMSIHKYRCKCGGRLIEVINER; this is translated from the coding sequence ATGGAAAATAAAGCGCTGCAATCTCTTGTACAGCGAATTTCTCTTGAATACTTCAATAAACCATTTCATCATCAGGCACTATTTAATAATAGACTACGTACGACAGGTGGAAGGTATATGCTTCAAAGTCATAATATAGAAATTAGCAAGAAGCAGTTTGAAGCATATGGAGAAGAAGCAATCATCGATATTATTAAACACGAACTTGTTCATTACCATCTTCATATAGAAGGGAAAGGTTACAAACATCGGGATAGAGACTTTAAACAGTTAGCGCAGCAAGTAGGAGCGCCGCGCTATTGCAATCCTTTGCCAGATATATGTTTTAAGTATCGTTATATTTGTAAAAAGTGCAATAATGAATACCCGCGAAAGAGACGAATGTCGATTCATAAATATCGTTGCAAGTGCGGTGGACGGTTGATAGAAGTAATAAATGAAAGATAA
- the tsaD gene encoding tRNA (adenosine(37)-N6)-threonylcarbamoyltransferase complex transferase subunit TsaD, with amino-acid sequence MNNKKDITILAIETSCDETAASIVRNGYEVLSNVINSQIESHKRFGGVVPEVASRHHVENITMVIEEAIVEAHMTWDDIDAVAVTEGPGLIGALLVGINAAKALALAHCKPLIPVHHIAGHVYANHIEERLTFPMLALVISGGHTELVLMKDHLDFEVIGETRDDAVGEAYDKVARTIDLPYPGGPHVDRLAASGEDVLEFPRPIMEGYDFSFSGLKSAVINKLHNLNQKGISYKKEDVAASFQASVIDVLTTQTFKALEDYEIKQLLICGGVAANRGIRARMEQMCADKDVKLLIPPLNLCTDNAAMIGAAAYYEYIAGKFGAMDLNGRSNINL; translated from the coding sequence ATGAATAACAAGAAGGATATAACGATTCTGGCAATAGAAACGAGCTGTGATGAGACTGCAGCAAGTATTGTACGTAATGGCTATGAAGTGTTAAGTAACGTCATCAATTCTCAAATTGAATCACATAAGCGATTTGGTGGAGTCGTACCGGAAGTGGCGAGTAGACATCACGTCGAGAATATAACGATGGTCATTGAAGAAGCAATTGTTGAAGCACATATGACATGGGATGATATTGATGCAGTAGCAGTGACCGAGGGGCCAGGACTGATCGGTGCACTACTTGTCGGTATAAATGCAGCGAAAGCATTAGCGCTTGCACACTGTAAACCCCTTATTCCTGTACATCATATTGCGGGCCACGTCTATGCGAATCATATTGAAGAACGCTTAACGTTTCCGATGCTTGCACTAGTTATTTCTGGAGGACATACAGAACTTGTACTCATGAAAGATCATCTGGACTTTGAAGTGATTGGTGAGACTCGAGATGATGCAGTTGGCGAAGCATATGATAAAGTAGCAAGAACGATTGACTTACCTTACCCAGGAGGTCCACATGTCGATAGGCTTGCTGCGAGTGGAGAAGATGTACTGGAATTTCCACGTCCAATCATGGAGGGTTACGACTTTAGCTTTAGCGGACTTAAAAGTGCGGTGATTAATAAACTTCACAATTTAAATCAAAAAGGAATCAGCTATAAGAAAGAAGATGTTGCAGCAAGTTTTCAGGCAAGTGTTATTGATGTATTAACTACGCAGACGTTTAAAGCATTAGAAGACTATGAGATTAAGCAGCTCCTTATATGTGGGGGCGTAGCGGCAAACCGTGGTATCCGTGCACGTATGGAGCAGATGTGTGCAGACAAAGATGTGAAATTGTTGATACCACCATTGAACTTATGCACAGATAACGCAGCAATGATCGGAGCAGCAGCGTATTATGAATATATCGCTGGAAAATTTGGAGCAATGGATTTAAATGGACGTTCGAATATTAATTTGTAG
- the rimI gene encoding ribosomal protein S18-alanine N-acetyltransferase — protein sequence MELEDVPAVYEIEQKAFPSGSWTLDAFYHELEKNEFAHYFVLVLDESVIGYLGMWIVVDQAQITTVAVNEQFRGFGYGKLLLEYVMNYARITCEMMSLEVRIENNAARGLYESLGFTYGGLRRDYYGPGEDAKVMWVKLR from the coding sequence ATGGAACTAGAAGATGTTCCCGCGGTATACGAAATTGAGCAAAAAGCATTTCCAAGTGGCTCGTGGACGTTGGATGCGTTCTATCATGAACTGGAAAAAAATGAATTTGCACACTACTTCGTACTTGTATTAGACGAATCAGTGATTGGCTATTTAGGAATGTGGATCGTCGTAGACCAGGCACAAATTACGACTGTTGCAGTGAATGAACAGTTCAGAGGATTTGGTTATGGCAAGTTATTATTGGAGTATGTAATGAACTATGCACGAATAACGTGTGAAATGATGAGTTTAGAAGTAAGAATAGAGAATAACGCAGCACGAGGATTATACGAAAGTCTAGGATTTACTTATGGTGGTCTTAGACGCGACTATTATGGTCCTGGTGAGGATGCGAAAGTGATGTGGGTGAAATTACGATGA
- the sigB gene encoding RNA polymerase sigma factor SigB, whose amino-acid sequence MGSENYNDVTPEEINAWIKLYQDTQDEFAQQELVLHYQKLVESLAYRYSKGQSHHEDLVQVGMVGLLGAIKRFDVNFERKFEAFLVPTVIGEIKRYLRDKTWSVHVPRRIKEIGPKIKRATDELTNELGRSPKIIEIAERIEAIEEEVLEAMEMGQSYNALSVDHSIEADKDGSTVTLLDVMGNTEEGYDLTEKRMILEKVLPILSDREREIIQCTFLDGLSQKETGEKIGLSQMHVSRLQRTAIKKLRDAVQNS is encoded by the coding sequence TATAACGATGTAACACCAGAAGAGATTAATGCTTGGATTAAGTTATATCAAGATACCCAGGATGAATTCGCACAGCAGGAACTCGTGCTGCATTATCAGAAATTAGTTGAATCTTTAGCTTATCGATATTCTAAAGGGCAAAGTCATCATGAAGACCTTGTTCAAGTAGGGATGGTTGGATTGCTTGGTGCGATAAAGCGATTCGATGTTAACTTTGAAAGAAAGTTTGAAGCATTTCTAGTGCCTACAGTTATCGGAGAGATTAAACGTTATTTACGTGATAAGACATGGAGTGTCCATGTACCGCGTCGCATTAAAGAAATTGGACCGAAGATTAAACGTGCTACCGATGAGTTGACGAATGAACTTGGTCGGTCGCCTAAGATTATTGAAATCGCAGAACGTATTGAAGCGATTGAAGAAGAAGTGCTTGAAGCGATGGAGATGGGTCAGAGCTATAATGCGTTGAGTGTGGATCATTCGATTGAAGCGGATAAGGATGGCTCAACTGTCACATTGCTTGATGTGATGGGGAATACTGAAGAAGGTTATGACTTGACCGAGAAACGTATGATTCTTGAGAAAGTATTACCGATTCTGTCAGATAGAGAAAGAGAAATCATTCAATGCACATTTCTTGATGGCCTTAGTCAAAAAGAAACGGGTGAGAAGATAGGCTTAAGTCAGATGCATGTCTCACGTCTACAGCGTACCGCGATTAAGAAATTACGAGATGCGGTACAAAACAGTTAA
- the tsaB gene encoding tRNA (adenosine(37)-N6)-threonylcarbamoyltransferase complex dimerization subunit type 1 TsaB, which yields MKLLHIDTSNQPLSVSITDGDSVLAEFNSGMRINHSITLMGQIERLLEYTQLTMKDIEGIVVACGPGSYTGLRIGVTAAKTLAYTLNVPLYSVSSLAALAATVRMHEFLLIPVFDARRNHVYAGIYRYKGVKLERIEEDHYISIDELNAKLKAQHLPYIFLGMDAVKLEDALKGPVFYCIPRSAEMRRLIDIDHPVNVHAFEPTYLRISEAERNWLNNQD from the coding sequence ATGAAGTTACTGCATATTGATACGAGTAATCAACCTCTATCCGTGAGTATTACGGATGGTGATAGTGTACTTGCAGAGTTTAATAGTGGTATGCGTATTAATCATTCTATTACGTTAATGGGTCAGATTGAGCGATTGCTGGAGTATACGCAGCTAACGATGAAGGATATTGAAGGTATCGTCGTTGCTTGTGGGCCAGGGTCTTATACTGGTTTACGCATTGGTGTGACTGCTGCTAAGACGTTAGCGTATACACTTAATGTACCTTTATATTCAGTTTCTAGCTTAGCCGCTTTAGCTGCAACAGTAAGAATGCATGAATTTCTGCTGATTCCTGTATTTGATGCGCGTAGAAATCATGTATATGCAGGAATTTATCGTTATAAAGGGGTTAAATTAGAGCGTATTGAAGAGGATCACTATATTTCTATAGATGAATTAAATGCTAAATTAAAAGCACAGCATTTACCTTATATCTTCTTAGGTATGGATGCGGTGAAGCTTGAAGATGCGTTGAAGGGTCCAGTATTTTATTGTATCCCTAGAAGTGCAGAAATGCGTCGTTTAATCGATATTGATCATCCAGTGAATGTACATGCATTTGAACCGACGTATTTAAGAATATCGGAGGCTGAACGCAATTGGCTGAACAATCAGGATTAG
- a CDS encoding ABC-F family ATP-binding cassette domain-containing protein: MILLQASNLTKSYSGENIFSNVKFEVKSNDRIAIVGRNGAGKTTLMKILAGTEDYDSGHLSIAKHVNVGYLTQQMTLNAEGTVYEAMKKPFLHVERMQQELNNIATYLSEQSENAHSDAYQEKLAEYERLQHKFESQDGYLYETKIKSVLTGLNFTEEDLHKKIDSFSGGQKTRLALAEMLLHNPDLLLLDEPTNHLDMDTTAWLENYLTTYSGAIVIISHDRYFLDKVVNTVYDVALGQVTKYVGNYSKFIELRDQFYDKMQAEYERQQAEIKRLETFVQKNITRASTSGMAKSRRKVLEKMTKIDMPKQDDHSMNLRFTIEKETGNDVLRCSDLAIGYTTPLATNINFDVSKQDAIAFIGPNGIGKTTLIKTIAKLLKPLAGDVHYGANLSIGYYDQKQAEFSSNNTVLEELWQYYPTMPEKEIRTVLGRFLFVQDDVKKIINDLSGGEKARLQLAKLSLENHNVLILDEPTNHLDIDAKEVLEDALIHYPGTLLFVSHDRYFINKLATKVFHMDAAGGRMFLGDYSYFIEKEEERMAILAHQAEEETKSVNKENDYDAFKANQKEIRKLERQKEKLETQIEANEERINEIELELTKPEVFSDIDKANTFNEELIKLNTENEKLLEEWSDIEMALEG; encoded by the coding sequence GTGATACTATTACAAGCTAGTAATTTAACAAAATCCTACTCAGGTGAAAATATATTCTCAAATGTAAAATTTGAAGTTAAGTCCAATGATCGCATTGCTATTGTCGGCAGAAATGGTGCCGGAAAGACGACATTAATGAAAATACTTGCTGGAACCGAAGACTATGATTCAGGTCATCTATCCATTGCCAAACATGTTAATGTAGGATATTTAACACAGCAGATGACTTTAAATGCTGAAGGTACAGTCTATGAGGCTATGAAGAAACCTTTCTTACATGTAGAGCGCATGCAGCAGGAATTAAATAACATCGCTACTTACTTAAGTGAACAGAGTGAAAATGCGCATAGTGATGCATATCAAGAGAAATTAGCAGAATACGAAAGACTACAGCACAAGTTCGAATCACAAGATGGCTATTTATATGAAACGAAGATCAAGTCTGTCTTAACAGGATTAAACTTCACTGAAGAAGATTTACATAAGAAGATAGATAGTTTCTCTGGCGGGCAGAAGACACGTCTCGCACTTGCTGAGATGCTGCTTCATAACCCCGACTTGCTATTACTTGATGAGCCCACGAACCATCTTGATATGGATACAACTGCATGGCTGGAAAATTACTTGACGACGTACAGCGGTGCTATTGTCATTATCTCGCATGACCGTTATTTCTTAGATAAAGTTGTAAATACAGTATATGATGTCGCACTCGGACAAGTAACGAAATACGTCGGCAACTATTCAAAATTTATTGAGCTGCGCGATCAGTTCTATGATAAGATGCAGGCTGAATATGAACGTCAGCAAGCTGAAATTAAACGCCTGGAAACATTCGTACAGAAGAACATCACCCGTGCATCAACTAGCGGTATGGCAAAGTCTCGCCGTAAAGTATTAGAGAAGATGACGAAGATCGATATGCCAAAGCAAGACGACCACTCAATGAACCTGCGCTTTACTATCGAGAAAGAAACAGGAAACGACGTACTGCGCTGCTCTGACCTTGCAATCGGCTATACGACGCCACTTGCAACCAATATTAACTTTGATGTATCTAAACAGGACGCAATCGCATTTATCGGACCGAATGGCATCGGAAAGACAACGCTTATTAAAACAATCGCTAAATTATTAAAGCCTCTTGCCGGAGACGTTCATTACGGTGCAAACTTATCAATCGGTTATTACGATCAGAAACAAGCTGAATTCTCATCCAACAATACCGTACTAGAAGAATTGTGGCAGTACTATCCTACAATGCCTGAGAAAGAAATCAGAACTGTTCTTGGCCGTTTCCTATTCGTACAAGATGATGTCAAGAAAATTATCAATGACTTATCCGGTGGCGAAAAAGCCCGACTACAGCTCGCAAAGCTCAGTCTTGAGAATCATAACGTCCTCATACTCGATGAGCCGACGAACCATCTTGACATCGATGCAAAAGAAGTACTGGAAGATGCACTTATTCATTATCCAGGCACATTGCTCTTTGTCAGCCATGACCGTTATTTTATCAATAAGCTTGCAACGAAAGTATTTCATATGGATGCAGCTGGCGGACGCATGTTCTTAGGCGATTACTCTTACTTTATCGAGAAAGAAGAAGAACGTATGGCCATTCTCGCACATCAAGCAGAAGAAGAAACGAAATCCGTAAATAAAGAAAACGACTATGACGCATTCAAAGCGAATCAAAAAGAAATCAGAAAGCTAGAACGCCAAAAAGAAAAGCTGGAAACGCAAATCGAAGCAAACGAAGAGCGTATCAATGAAATCGAGCTCGAACTTACAAAGCCAGAAGTATTCAGCGATATCGACAAAGCAAACACATTCAATGAAGAACTTATCAAGCTCAACACTGAAAATGAAAAGTTACTAGAAGAATGGTCAGACATCGAAATGGCACTGGAAGGATAA
- the tsaE gene encoding tRNA (adenosine(37)-N6)-threonylcarbamoyltransferase complex ATPase subunit type 1 TsaE, with amino-acid sequence MKITINSIEDTERIANVIAALVTPGDVLLLHGDLGAGKTTFSQFFGKALGVEQKITSPTFNIIKSYEGKFPFHHMDCYRLEGAEDDLGFDEYFYGDGVTIVEWPEMIEAFLPEDYIDLNIKYIDDSAREIEIQAMGSRGNRLKEQIIDEVTAY; translated from the coding sequence ATGAAAATAACAATAAATTCAATTGAAGATACAGAGCGTATCGCAAATGTAATTGCTGCGCTTGTGACACCTGGTGATGTGTTATTGCTGCATGGTGATCTTGGAGCTGGCAAGACGACTTTTAGTCAATTTTTTGGGAAAGCACTGGGTGTAGAACAGAAGATTACTTCTCCTACATTTAATATTATAAAATCATATGAAGGTAAGTTTCCGTTTCATCATATGGACTGCTATCGTCTCGAAGGAGCGGAAGATGATCTTGGGTTTGATGAATATTTCTATGGAGATGGTGTGACAATTGTTGAATGGCCAGAGATGATTGAAGCATTCCTTCCAGAAGATTATATTGATCTCAATATTAAGTATATTGATGATAGTGCACGAGAAATAGAGATTCAGGCGATGGGTTCTAGAGGAAATCGCTTAAAGGAGCAGATTATTGATGAAGTTACTGCATATTGA